TGCGATCGAGCACACCAAGATACGTCTGGGCTGATGCAGTCCCAGCAGCCATTGCGAACGCGAGACAGACAGCGGTTTGGTAACGCATCGACGATTCTCCTTCTTCCTTCAACTGATCCATTCCGCAGCGTGCGGATACATCTACAGCATATCCGAAGATGGAGGGTTGCGCACACCCAGTTGCATGCAGCTATTGATGTTTCACATGTATTGCGAGGCCCTATAACGTGCAAACAAGACCCGCCCTTCCGGGCGGACTTGCGATAGCGTTTGAAGCCGTGCGCTGACTTACGGACAACCAGCGCTGTACGCATTGCCGAAGCAGATGTAATCAAAGATATTCAATACGCCTGAACCATCGCAATCTGCGTAAGGGTCCTGTGTGCTGTACGCGTTTCCAAAGCAGATGTAGTCGAAGATATTGAGGACAGGAACCCCGTCACAGTCGGCGTAACACGTGAGGCCTGATGCACCAACATGTGCAGCAATCTCGGCAGGTGTTAAGGCACGATCGTACAACGCAACTTCATCAATCTCGCCGGTAAAGAATCGTGTGCCAAAGAGGTTGGCGGCGCGATTGATAGTAAACGGCGTCGACGTGACGTTGATGGAACTGGCATTGAGAAAACCGGGACTCAGCGCAGGATCCTGCACGACAGTTTGAGCAATGCCGTTGATATAGAGCGTTGTGCCGTCAGAAGTGCTGTTCCCGCCCTCTCGAACCCACGCAACATGCACCCACCGATCACCGCCAACTGAGGATGTGCGCACACCGGCATTGTAAAACCCGGTGTACACGCTTGTGTTGTCATTGCTTGAAACAGAGAAGTACACTGCTGTGCCGGTTGAGCCACCACCCCAATGGAGGAACGGACCCCAGTTTCCTGCGCTCCCGTTCTGATCCAGACGCACGATTGCCTCACATGTAAACGTCGGATTCCCTGTCAGCGAGGACAAACCAAGCGATTCGCCGTACGAGTTTGGATCGCTGAAACGCACTGCGCTATCACCGGCATACGTTGAGACATCCCTGCCAACGCTTCCCTGGAAAACCAGATCGTGCGACGATCCCAGCGAACCATGGTTGACAGCATTTCCGGTCTGCTCGTTCATCTGATACCAGAGAACTGGTCCGGACGCAGTGACCTCATCCTGGAACGCCTGCGGGCTTGCATGCGCAAAGCTGACCATCATCATCGCACCACCGAAAGTGAATACGCGCACGTTCATTGCCATTCCTCCCGATCAAACTTCTCACGGACAGCCGGCGCTGTACTCGTTGCCATAGCAGATGTAATCGAAGATATTCAGTGAGCCCGAGCTATCGCAGTCGGCATACGACGTGCCAGCTGAGTACTCGTTGCCGAAGCAGATGTAATCAAAGATGTTCAGTGTTCCTGATCCGTCGCAGTCTGCGTAGCAGCCGCCATCCATCTGCACAAGAACATCATCCATCCCCCAGCCGCTGTCGGAGCCGCTGTCAATGGAGACCGAGGTAAAGGGTGTCGAACTGACAATGCCAATAAAAGCACTCGCGTTGTTCCCCGATGGCCCTGCGGTGTAGGCCTGACCATTGATAAAGATAGTCAGAGGCACCGAGTCCATGTCGGTGTAGTCAAATCCAATGGCGGTCCAAGTATCAGCACCATTCGCAGTCAGCGTCAGCATTGTGCCTACGTTGCCTTGATCAGTATCAAGATAGAAGTACTTCACACCGCCGGGCGTTGTGTTGAAAGCACCAAAGGCTGCGGCATCCTGGATCTTGATCGCGGTTGGGCTTGTCGCCATTGCGAACATGTTTGCGTTAAACGATGGCACCGCACCGCCGGAAGGATCTCCAATCACAGGATATGACTCTACATCATCCAGTTGTGAACTGGACGCAGCAGCAAGAAAAGATGCGCGATCAGTATACACCTGTGCCGATACAGCTGTCGCGCAGCCGAAAACAGCGAGTGTCAAAGCCAACTTTGAATGTGTCATTTTTCTCTCCTCATATATGGGGTAAACTCACTCTCTCACTCACGTGCGCTTACGGACATCCAGCGCTGTACTCGTTGCCGAAGCAGATGTAATCGAAGATGTTCAGCGCACCCGAGCCGTCGCAGTCTGCGTACGACGTGCCCACTGAGTACTCGTTGCCGAAGCAGATATAGTCGAAGATGTTTAGTGCACCCGAGCCATCGCAATCTGCGTAGCAGCCTGTGTCAGTCGCAACAAATGCGAGTGCTTGTGCCAGCATCCGGCCCCCATCGGTTCCGGATGACCACCACGCTGAGGTGCAGTTGCTTGAAGGCGGATAAAACCCGAGATCGACGCGCTTGGGATTTGCACCAACTGCAACCAGCGTTCTTCCATCGTTCCATTGAGCTATTTCTGTCGCGCCAACTTCCAGCAATGTCATGCTCGGACGGGACATCGAGGTCCCACCTGTAAATGTCGTCACGCTGTCCATGATTGGATGGGATGGATCAAGGATCTGACCCAGCGACGCGTTACCGCCCTGATTTCCTGAGCGTGGCAGGATCACGTCATACCCGGTTGACCATCGTCCGGTCAATGATCGCTCTGCAGTCACAGAGCTGTTCGCAAAGGTCGCGACAACAACCCCGCCACCCGCATCGACGTAATCTGCAAGCACATTGCCAAGCGCTTCGCCGCTCTGGTAACTCAGATTTGACCAGGTAATAACCGCATCGTACTGCTGAAGCTCAGCAAGCGATGGTGTTTGTGTCATCACCTCGACATAACTCACCGAGGAAAATAATCCGGAACCAGCCAGCATCTGCTGCACATCGGTAAACTGACATGAGGTTGGAGTCGCTGCGGCTGCAATAGCTACGTTGAGTTGTGCACGGACAGCCGATGTGCACGCAAGCGCAACGACAGCACAGAGTGACCTTTTCACGATAACTCTCCATTTCTCTTTTCTATCGTCTCGCGCGACCGCGCGGGAAACCCTTCCAGCATACCCGAACGACCCGGTGCTTGTCAATTAGCTTTTTTAGTCCAAAATCGACGCTTTGGCATACCAAATCTTTGCGCATCGTCACGGACACCCTGCCGCATACCCATTCCCGAAACAGATGTAATCGAAGATGTTCAGCGCACCCGAGCC
Above is a genomic segment from Phycisphaeraceae bacterium containing:
- a CDS encoding LamG domain-containing protein, which gives rise to MNVRVFTFGGAMMMVSFAHASPQAFQDEVTASGPVLWYQMNEQTGNAVNHGSLGSSHDLVFQGSVGRDVSTYAGDSAVRFSDPNSYGESLGLSSLTGNPTFTCEAIVRLDQNGSAGNWGPFLHWGGGSTGTAVYFSVSSNDNTSVYTGFYNAGVRTSSVGGDRWVHVAWVREGGNSTSDGTTLYINGIAQTVVQDPALSPGFLNASSINVTSTPFTINRAANLFGTRFFTGEIDEVALYDRALTPAEIAAHVGASGLTCYADCDGVPVLNIFDYICFGNAYSTQDPYADCDGSGVLNIFDYICFGNAYSAGCP
- a CDS encoding PEP-CTERM sorting domain-containing protein; translation: MKRSLCAVVALACTSAVRAQLNVAIAAAATPTSCQFTDVQQMLAGSGLFSSVSYVEVMTQTPSLAELQQYDAVITWSNLSYQSGEALGNVLADYVDAGGGVVVATFANSSVTAERSLTGRWSTGYDVILPRSGNQGGNASLGQILDPSHPIMDSVTTFTGGTSMSRPSMTLLEVGATEIAQWNDGRTLVAVGANPKRVDLGFYPPSSNCTSAWWSSGTDGGRMLAQALAFVATDTGCYADCDGSGALNIFDYICFGNEYSVGTSYADCDGSGALNIFDYICFGNEYSAGCP